A window from Hydrotalea sp. encodes these proteins:
- a CDS encoding ABC transporter permease, with translation MQKIIAFFKKIPRALRLGTAASFMGFAFYMAFRLLRGGHSKRGIISLTSWFSMLGIMLGVGALIVVMSIMNGFRIELIDRILGISSHVQIYEKHGDLLDNTAGNAFTALPGIISVSAVNESQAVLIRDQTASALLIRSLSGQDIVKRSVFRDSLTPDSLPWRSFDRGDGVVIGAGLANAYNIEIGDKITLVPPYLTESKVGLLPNPKEYKVIGIFHIGMNDYDRNIVFMPPKIASGFMRQGDGQVQKLEIMIQKPGESKEFLKMLKPKLADNEVALDWQSNNAQLVSSLKVESNVMFLILTMIIMVAAFNVVSGQSMLVKEKKSTIAIVRATGGSRWLVMTIFLIAGSSLGIIGTCLGTLFGVLIASHAEAIRQFIQKLSGTPIFSPEVYYLTQLPSKIIVSDVILINCLALMISILAALWPAINASRLPPADILRHE, from the coding sequence ATGCAAAAAATCATCGCTTTTTTTAAAAAAATACCCCGCGCCTTACGGCTTGGCACTGCCGCGTCATTCATGGGGTTTGCATTTTACATGGCCTTTCGCCTGTTGCGCGGCGGGCACAGCAAGCGCGGTATTATTTCTTTGACCTCGTGGTTTTCGATGCTCGGCATCATGCTGGGGGTTGGCGCATTAATTGTCGTCATGTCGATTATGAATGGTTTTCGCATCGAACTCATCGACCGGATATTGGGTATTTCATCGCATGTGCAGATTTATGAAAAACATGGCGACTTGCTTGATAACACCGCGGGCAACGCCTTCACCGCCCTGCCCGGTATAATATCGGTCAGCGCGGTTAATGAATCCCAGGCGGTGTTGATTCGCGACCAAACGGCCTCGGCATTACTGATTCGCAGTTTAAGCGGTCAAGATATTGTCAAACGCTCGGTGTTCCGTGATTCGCTCACGCCGGACAGCCTGCCGTGGAGAAGTTTTGACCGAGGGGACGGCGTTGTCATCGGTGCCGGCCTGGCCAATGCCTACAATATCGAAATCGGCGATAAAATAACGCTGGTGCCGCCTTACCTAACCGAATCGAAGGTTGGTCTCCTGCCAAATCCCAAAGAATATAAAGTCATCGGCATTTTCCATATCGGCATGAATGATTACGACCGCAACATTGTTTTCATGCCGCCGAAAATTGCCAGCGGTTTCATGCGCCAGGGCGATGGCCAGGTGCAAAAGCTGGAAATCATGATTCAAAAACCCGGCGAAAGCAAAGAATTTTTAAAAATGCTAAAACCAAAACTTGCCGATAACGAGGTCGCGCTCGATTGGCAAAGCAACAACGCGCAATTGGTGTCGAGCCTGAAGGTCGAAAGCAACGTGATGTTTTTAATCTTGACGATGATAATTATGGTTGCGGCCTTTAACGTCGTCTCCGGCCAATCGATGTTGGTGAAGGAAAAAAAATCGACCATCGCCATCGTCCGCGCGACCGGTGGCAGTCGTTGGCTGGTGATGACGATATTCCTCATCGCCGGCTCATCGCTCGGCATTATCGGCACGTGCCTTGGCACGTTATTCGGTGTGTTAATCGCCAGCCACGCCGAGGCCATCCGCCAATTTATACAAAAATTAAGCGGCACGCCAATTTTCAGCCCGGAGGTTTACTACCTCACCCAATTGCCGTCAAAAATTATTGTCTCGGATGTGATTCTTATCAATTGTTTGGCCCTGATGATTTCTATCCTCGCCGCCCTGTGGCCGGCCATCAACGCCAGCCGATTACCACCCGCCGATATTTTGCGTCACGAATAA
- a CDS encoding Do family serine endopeptidase, which translates to MTQQKTTSPRRNAGQRCLISLMLVGFFYLAGIFFSADFFAQPAIGQTATPATSPSNKTQLAKTSGYVGSNRIPNDEGFADLVAKLSPAVVNIRSLQTEVIKSGDAGVPPELQELFKHFGYTPPDNYDKKGGKPQKRTIAGIGSGFLISKDGLVVTNNHVIQNASEVRVTLSNDRSYVAKVIGRDDRTDVALLKINGTNLPHVTFGNSDKLRVGNWVIAIGNPIGLGGSVSVGIVSALGRNIGAGQYDDFIQTDAAINRGNSGGPLFNIKGEVVGINSIIYSETGGNIGIGFAIPANQAIDVIEQIKRYGSPRRSWLGVALQEVDEDMAQQFGLTNSPRGALIVGVVDKSPAATAGLKIGDIILKIDNQEVKKSQNLPRIVASEKSGKAVNLTIWRNKQIVTKNIVLSLLNRSDDDINKSAMTVFKKIQGGGIVIDNLGFAIRNITDQDRAILYLSSDLPGVLISAFTNDANKNKGDSIANDVMIGTLILSIDGQTASNAELAAAQLKKLILSKKPFPMFIFVPGSGFALVKIDPTQN; encoded by the coding sequence ATGACGCAACAAAAAACCACTTCCCCGCGCCGCAACGCTGGCCAGCGATGCCTGATAAGCCTGATGCTGGTTGGTTTTTTTTATCTAGCTGGGATTTTTTTTTCTGCTGATTTTTTTGCACAACCCGCGATAGGGCAAACCGCAACCCCCGCGACCTCCCCCAGCAACAAGACCCAACTGGCCAAAACATCGGGCTATGTGGGGAGCAATCGCATCCCCAACGATGAGGGCTTCGCCGATTTGGTGGCAAAATTATCACCCGCGGTGGTTAATATCAGAAGCCTGCAAACCGAGGTCATCAAGTCTGGCGATGCCGGCGTCCCCCCCGAATTGCAAGAGTTGTTTAAACATTTTGGCTACACCCCGCCCGACAATTATGACAAGAAAGGTGGCAAACCGCAAAAACGCACCATCGCCGGCATTGGCTCGGGGTTTTTAATATCGAAGGATGGTCTGGTCGTCACCAATAACCATGTTATCCAAAACGCCAGCGAGGTTCGTGTTACCCTGTCGAACGACCGGAGCTATGTTGCTAAGGTTATCGGCCGAGATGACCGCACCGATGTTGCCTTGCTAAAAATTAACGGCACCAACCTGCCCCATGTGACATTTGGTAATTCTGACAAATTGCGGGTTGGCAATTGGGTTATCGCCATCGGTAACCCTATCGGCCTGGGCGGGTCGGTATCGGTCGGCATTGTGTCGGCGCTGGGGCGCAATATCGGCGCCGGCCAATATGACGATTTTATCCAAACCGATGCCGCCATCAACCGTGGCAATTCGGGCGGCCCGCTGTTTAATATCAAGGGCGAGGTGGTTGGCATCAACAGCATTATCTATTCCGAAACCGGCGGCAACATCGGCATCGGTTTTGCCATTCCCGCCAACCAAGCTATCGATGTTATCGAGCAAATAAAACGTTACGGCAGTCCACGCCGCAGTTGGCTGGGGGTCGCCCTGCAAGAGGTCGACGAGGACATGGCACAGCAATTTGGCCTAACCAACAGCCCGCGCGGCGCGTTGATTGTCGGCGTTGTCGATAAAAGCCCGGCCGCCACCGCTGGGCTTAAAATCGGCGACATCATTTTAAAAATCGATAACCAAGAGGTAAAAAAATCGCAAAACCTGCCACGAATTGTCGCCAGCGAAAAAAGCGGCAAGGCGGTCAACCTGACCATTTGGCGAAACAAGCAAATTGTCACCAAAAATATTGTGCTATCACTGCTCAACCGTAGCGACGATGATATCAACAAAAGTGCCATGACGGTATTTAAAAAGATTCAGGGCGGCGGTATAGTCATCGACAACCTCGGCTTTGCCATCAGAAATATTACCGACCAAGATCGTGCCATCTTATACCTCTCCAGCGATTTACCCGGCGTGCTTATCTCGGCCTTCACCAACGATGCCAATAAAAACAAGGGCGATAGCATCGCCAACGATGTCATGATTGGCACGCTGATTTTATCAATCGATGGCCAAACCGCCAGCAATGCCGAATTGGCCGCCGCGCAATTAAAAAAACTTATCCTCAGCAAGAAACCCTTCCCAATGTTTATTTTTGTCCCGGGCAGTGGTTTTGCCCTGGTAAAAATTGACCCAACCCAAAATTAA
- a CDS encoding shikimate kinase, producing MLAAKKNTYRLKSSVFLVGMMGSGKSKVGKLLAEAIGVDFIDTDEVIIAMEGKSITDIFTDPALGQDYFRKKELSVMKKILSTTANKKNNNKIIAGGGGSFINPAIRKLLREQQVVTIYIDAPVWALWMRVRHGKDRPLLKDKNPRKKLREIYNARRATYMTADIILPFGPLGGGSKKKNMSRLLSILIKHGIAEAVKGE from the coding sequence ATGTTGGCGGCTAAAAAAAATACTTATCGTTTGAAATCATCGGTATTCCTGGTCGGGATGATGGGTTCGGGCAAAAGCAAGGTCGGCAAATTGCTGGCCGAGGCTATCGGTGTTGATTTTATCGACACCGATGAGGTGATTATTGCGATGGAGGGGAAATCCATCACCGATATTTTTACCGACCCCGCCCTGGGCCAGGATTATTTTCGCAAAAAAGAATTGTCGGTGATGAAAAAAATCCTTAGCACCACGGCAAATAAAAAAAACAACAACAAAATTATCGCCGGCGGTGGCGGGTCGTTTATCAACCCCGCCATCCGAAAATTATTGCGCGAACAGCAGGTGGTTACGATTTATATCGACGCGCCGGTTTGGGCATTGTGGATGCGGGTGCGCCACGGCAAGGACCGCCCATTGCTAAAGGACAAAAACCCCAGAAAGAAATTGCGTGAAATTTATAACGCACGTCGCGCGACATACATGACGGCGGATATTATTTTGCCCTTTGGCCCGCTGGGCGGCGGTTCAAAAAAAAAGAATATGTCGCGGTTGTTGTCTATCCTTATCAAACATGGTATAGCTGAAGCTGTAAAAGGCGAATAA
- a CDS encoding ABC transporter ATP-binding protein — MTDVFFPVIDSQQGPENAIDISGLCKSYKKRKGAPEVTALDNVSLKIKRGSISALLGPNGAGKSTLINILGGLTMKTSGSVKIWGIDIDKDARNARAAIGIVPQELNIDPFFVPDELLELQAGLYGIKKKDRHTMEILDMVGLKDKAKTYARNLSGGMRRRLLVAKAMVHNPPILVLDEPTAGVDIDLRRQLWDNVRALNKNGVTILLTTHYLEEAEELCDDIAIIDKGKLLVHEKKDILLKKLDAKSLQFVLSAPLPAEAAILQQFSCQQTATDDGFLLKVSYKPSDHSAGEIVDIIKNQQQVVIKDITSQESDLEDIFLQLTRKVPPPSSPDQPQA, encoded by the coding sequence ATGACCGACGTATTTTTTCCCGTTATCGACAGCCAACAGGGGCCCGAAAATGCCATCGACATCAGCGGGCTTTGCAAATCCTATAAAAAGCGCAAGGGCGCGCCCGAGGTCACTGCGCTGGATAATGTTTCGCTGAAAATAAAACGCGGCAGTATTTCCGCGCTCCTCGGCCCGAACGGCGCGGGGAAATCGACCCTTATCAATATCTTGGGCGGGCTGACAATGAAAACCTCGGGGTCGGTTAAAATATGGGGCATCGATATTGATAAGGACGCGCGCAACGCCCGCGCCGCCATCGGCATTGTGCCGCAAGAATTAAACATCGACCCATTTTTTGTGCCCGACGAATTGTTGGAATTGCAAGCTGGCCTCTATGGCATTAAGAAAAAAGACCGCCACACCATGGAAATTTTGGACATGGTGGGGCTCAAGGATAAGGCCAAAACCTACGCACGGAATTTATCGGGTGGCATGCGCCGCCGATTGCTGGTGGCCAAGGCGATGGTCCACAACCCACCAATTTTGGTGTTGGACGAACCAACCGCCGGCGTCGATATCGACCTGCGCCGCCAATTGTGGGATAATGTGCGCGCCCTGAATAAAAACGGCGTGACGATTCTGCTCACCACTCATTATTTGGAGGAAGCCGAAGAATTATGCGACGACATTGCCATCATCGATAAGGGGAAATTATTGGTGCATGAGAAAAAAGACATCTTGTTAAAAAAACTCGATGCAAAAAGCCTGCAATTTGTTTTGTCCGCGCCCTTACCGGCCGAGGCCGCTATTTTACAACAATTTTCTTGCCAACAAACCGCGACCGATGATGGTTTCCTGCTCAAGGTTTCCTATAAACCGAGCGACCATTCGGCGGGCGAAATTGTTGATATTATCAAGAACCAACAACAGGTTGTGATAAAAGACATCACCAGCCAAGAATCAGATTTGGAGGATATCTTCCTGCAATTAACCAGGAAGGTTCCACCGCCATCATCCCCCGACCAACCGCAAGCATGA
- the betB gene encoding betaine-aldehyde dehydrogenase, with protein sequence MTNHNLQPPKSHFVNGDYMESTDKSGAFDSLYPTTLEKIATLYNADDAVINAAIAAGEKAFAIWANTPASTRGKILRRAAELIRENNDELARIETLDTGKAIAETIVADALSGADCLDYFGGIIQGQTSDYIPLGDNFAYTRREPLGICLGLGAWNYPIQIACWKSAPCLATGNVMIFKPASVTPLSALKLAEIYKKAGLPDGVFQVLQGNGAIADKLVRHEKIAKVSLTGSVATGKKVMAAASETLKKVTLELGGKSPLIVFDSANIDAAVSGAILGNFYSSGQICSNGTRVFVQRGVYKEFLASLKTRAEKIILGDPLNPKTHLGPVVSQTQYDSILRYIDVGIKGGAALLTGGKPAVVKNFPKGLFIAPTVFYDCTDDMTICVEEIFGPVMSVLPFDSEEEVIARANHSTMGLSGGIFTNNLQQGHRVAAKLETGTIWINNFNITPIEMPFGGYKESGLGRENAKAVLESYTQIKSVYVEMGVASAPY encoded by the coding sequence ATGACCAACCACAACCTGCAACCACCAAAAAGTCACTTCGTCAATGGTGATTATATGGAAAGCACCGATAAAAGCGGCGCGTTCGATTCGCTTTACCCGACGACCTTGGAAAAAATTGCCACCCTTTATAACGCTGACGACGCGGTTATCAACGCCGCCATTGCCGCCGGGGAAAAGGCCTTTGCCATTTGGGCCAACACCCCTGCTTCTACCCGTGGCAAAATTTTACGCCGCGCCGCCGAATTAATAAGGGAGAACAACGACGAATTGGCGCGCATCGAAACGCTTGATACCGGTAAGGCAATCGCCGAAACCATCGTCGCCGATGCTTTATCCGGCGCGGATTGCTTGGATTATTTTGGCGGGATTATTCAAGGGCAAACGTCCGATTATATTCCGCTGGGCGATAATTTTGCCTACACCCGCCGCGAACCCTTGGGCATTTGCCTAGGCCTTGGGGCGTGGAATTACCCGATACAAATTGCCTGTTGGAAATCGGCACCATGTTTGGCGACCGGCAATGTGATGATATTCAAACCGGCGTCGGTCACACCCTTGAGCGCGCTAAAATTGGCGGAGATTTATAAAAAAGCCGGCCTGCCCGATGGCGTGTTCCAAGTGTTGCAGGGCAATGGCGCTATCGCCGACAAATTGGTGCGCCATGAAAAAATTGCCAAGGTTTCGCTAACCGGTTCGGTCGCAACGGGGAAGAAGGTCATGGCCGCCGCGTCGGAGACATTAAAAAAAGTTACATTGGAGCTTGGCGGTAAATCACCGCTGATAGTTTTTGACAGCGCGAATATCGACGCCGCGGTGTCGGGTGCGATTTTGGGAAATTTTTATTCGTCGGGGCAAATTTGTTCCAACGGCACGCGGGTGTTTGTGCAACGCGGGGTTTATAAAGAATTCTTGGCCAGCTTAAAAACCCGCGCCGAAAAAATTATCCTGGGCGACCCATTGAACCCCAAAACCCATTTGGGGCCGGTGGTCAGCCAAACGCAATATGATAGTATTTTGCGTTATATCGATGTCGGTATCAAGGGTGGGGCGGCGTTATTAACCGGCGGCAAACCGGCGGTGGTGAAGAATTTCCCAAAGGGTTTATTCATTGCCCCGACGGTGTTTTACGATTGCACCGACGACATGACAATTTGTGTCGAGGAAATTTTTGGCCCGGTGATGTCGGTCTTGCCATTTGATAGCGAAGAAGAAGTCATCGCCCGCGCCAACCATAGCACGATGGGGCTGTCGGGCGGCATATTCACCAATAATTTACAGCAGGGCCACCGCGTCGCCGCCAAGTTGGAAACTGGCACCATTTGGATAAATAATTTTAACATCACGCCGATTGAAATGCCGTTCGGCGGTTACAAGGAATCCGGCCTGGGCCGCGAAAATGCCAAGGCCGTGTTGGAAAGTTACACGCAAATCAAATCGGTTTATGTTGAAATGGGCGTGGCGAGCGCGCCATATTAA
- the cbiB gene encoding adenosylcobinamide-phosphate synthase CbiB, which translates to MLSSLPFFHLPPLFLVGGMAGLVVVIGSGLELLLAMVYWWAGTHRMLAKFFLHPVMVIGWWLLLLEKILYRAAPAKIKNNHGNPRRANLRQFMAGVVYIILAIAPAVGLCFITLPAVVEVIMVAFMLAGGSLFIHVAAVARGLEKNLTAGQAQVQKIVSRDAKKLDRAGVARAALESLSENFSDGVVAPMFFYFLFGLPGMMLYKIVNTADSMVGYANQQYFYFGKASARLDDVLNFLPARLAAFFYLCAGLLFAPWRFFKTIGIIIGHAPNHSSPNSGWPEAALAGLMAITLGGRRVYPGGIVKTTTIGLGRANLGARDIWRGLILTAIAFLLLLSALVLYGVA; encoded by the coding sequence ATGTTGTCTTCCTTGCCTTTTTTTCATTTGCCGCCGCTATTTTTGGTGGGTGGTATGGCGGGGTTGGTGGTGGTCATTGGTAGTGGTTTGGAATTGCTATTGGCCATGGTTTATTGGTGGGCGGGCACGCACCGTATGTTGGCCAAGTTTTTTTTACACCCGGTGATGGTGATTGGTTGGTGGTTGCTGTTGTTGGAAAAAATACTTTATCGCGCCGCGCCAGCCAAAATAAAAAACAACCATGGTAATCCTAGGCGCGCTAACCTGCGGCAATTTATGGCGGGGGTTGTTTATATTATCCTGGCCATTGCGCCGGCGGTTGGTTTATGTTTTATCACCCTGCCGGCGGTGGTGGAGGTTATCATGGTTGCATTCATGCTGGCGGGGGGCAGTTTATTCATCCATGTTGCGGCGGTGGCGCGGGGTTTAGAAAAAAACCTTACCGCTGGCCAAGCTCAAGTGCAAAAAATTGTCAGCCGCGATGCAAAAAAGTTAGACCGCGCCGGCGTCGCCCGTGCCGCGTTGGAATCGCTGTCCGAAAATTTTTCTGACGGCGTGGTCGCGCCGATGTTTTTTTATTTTTTATTCGGCCTGCCCGGCATGATGCTATATAAAATTGTCAACACCGCCGACAGCATGGTTGGTTACGCCAACCAGCAATATTTTTATTTTGGTAAGGCGTCTGCGCGGTTGGACGATGTGTTAAATTTTTTGCCGGCGCGCTTGGCGGCGTTTTTTTATTTGTGCGCCGGTTTATTATTTGCGCCGTGGCGGTTTTTTAAAACCATCGGCATCATCATCGGCCACGCCCCCAACCATTCATCACCCAACAGCGGCTGGCCGGAGGCCGCCTTGGCCGGCCTGATGGCGATAACCCTGGGTGGGCGGCGCGTTTACCCGGGCGGCATTGTGAAAACCACCACCATCGGGCTGGGCCGCGCCAATTTGGGCGCGCGCGATATTTGGCGTGGGTTAATTTTAACCGCCATTGCCTTTTTGCTGTTGTTATCGGCCTTGGTGCTTTATGGTGTGGCATGA
- a CDS encoding outer membrane protein assembly factor BamD — translation MLKKIFSLPRTLLLLMLLAFLPACANDTPPLNGGTAEDTYNLGIGLYRDGNFVQAAKTFETIPYNFPYSKAVKNSYIMAAYSYYQAQDQVNAGALVDVFLSLYPSDNLSSYALYLRGMSYFEQIEDARRDQSLTEESLKSFNQLITSFPNTIYAKDAASKRGLLLDQLAAKEMNVGRFYLNRGESTAAINRFKTVIDSYGQTSAVPEALARLVEIYTMAGVKDEAQRYAALLGKNYPASPWYRYSYDLVMKNKKATPPATRPDKPLDKTKPNKKIITPPSTLPTKPSNSQTPGAQ, via the coding sequence ATGCTTAAAAAAATATTCTCCCTACCCCGCACCCTATTGTTATTGATGCTGTTGGCGTTTTTGCCGGCCTGCGCCAACGACACGCCACCACTCAACGGCGGCACGGCGGAGGATACCTACAACCTCGGCATCGGCCTTTATCGCGACGGCAATTTTGTCCAGGCCGCCAAAACCTTTGAAACCATCCCTTATAATTTCCCCTATTCCAAGGCGGTAAAGAATTCTTACATCATGGCGGCCTATAGTTATTACCAAGCGCAAGACCAGGTCAATGCTGGTGCCTTGGTCGATGTTTTTTTAAGCCTTTACCCCAGCGACAACTTATCGTCCTACGCCCTTTACCTGCGCGGCATGTCCTATTTTGAGCAGATAGAAGACGCGCGCCGCGACCAATCGCTAACCGAGGAATCGCTAAAGAGCTTCAACCAACTAATTACCAGTTTCCCCAACACCATCTATGCCAAGGATGCCGCCAGCAAGCGCGGCCTTCTGCTTGACCAATTGGCCGCCAAGGAAATGAACGTCGGTCGGTTTTATTTAAATCGCGGCGAAAGCACCGCGGCCATCAACCGATTTAAAACCGTTATCGATAGTTATGGCCAAACCAGCGCGGTGCCCGAGGCCTTGGCGCGGCTGGTCGAAATCTACACCATGGCGGGGGTAAAGGACGAGGCGCAACGTTACGCCGCCCTGTTGGGCAAAAATTACCCGGCCTCGCCCTGGTATCGTTATAGTTACGACCTGGTGATGAAAAATAAAAAAGCCACCCCACCGGCGACTCGCCCCGACAAGCCATTGGACAAAACCAAACCAAATAAAAAAATTATCACCCCACCCAGCACCTTACCCACCAAGCCGTCCAACAGCCAAACGCCAGGCGCGCAGTAA
- a CDS encoding ABC transporter ATP-binding protein produces MSQNKKMSAPTILEVKNLNHEFSLGGEKISLFKNLNLKLKAGDAVALLGASGAGKTTLLNLLGLMANVQSGAILLHGKNTSNFNEAAKNNWRGHTIGFVFQHHYLIDELTALENVAMPLLVLKKKRRFATDRATALLQRVGLGARLRHYPAQLSGGERQRVALARALVHEPTLLLADEPTGNLDPENADKVFNILLKEIASRNMAAIIATHDWQRAKQLKKQLLIKDKKLLGGN; encoded by the coding sequence ATGAGCCAGAATAAAAAAATGTCAGCCCCAACCATCCTAGAGGTAAAAAATTTAAACCACGAGTTCTCGCTCGGCGGTGAAAAAATTTCGCTGTTCAAAAACCTCAACCTAAAATTAAAGGCCGGCGACGCGGTGGCGTTGCTCGGCGCGTCGGGCGCGGGGAAAACGACCCTGCTTAACCTGCTGGGGCTGATGGCCAATGTGCAAAGCGGTGCGATTTTGTTGCATGGTAAAAACACCAGCAATTTTAACGAAGCGGCCAAAAACAATTGGCGCGGCCACACCATCGGTTTTGTGTTTCAACATCATTATTTGATTGATGAATTGACCGCGCTGGAAAATGTCGCAATGCCGTTGCTGGTGCTGAAGAAAAAAAGAAGATTTGCCACCGACCGCGCCACCGCCCTGTTGCAACGGGTTGGGCTGGGCGCGCGATTGCGCCATTACCCGGCGCAATTATCGGGCGGTGAACGGCAACGCGTCGCCCTGGCGCGGGCGTTGGTGCATGAACCAACATTGTTGTTGGCTGACGAGCCAACCGGTAACCTCGACCCCGAAAACGCCGACAAGGTTTTTAATATCCTGCTGAAGGAAATCGCCAGCCGCAACATGGCCGCTATCATTGCGACCCATGATTGGCAACGCGCCAAACAGCTTAAAAAACAATTATTGATTAAGGATAAAAAATTGCTCGGCGGCAATTAA
- a CDS encoding pseudouridine synthase, with amino-acid sequence MSEESIIKKERIAKKLSRHGVASRRMAEEMILQGRIAVNGAVLTTPAFLVGDGDEIMVDGTPLVAKQPVQFYLLHKPRGMITSMSDDRGRACIADILPADKKNLKAIGRLDYNSEGLLLLTNDGEVKRQWEHPSSEIMRGYRVRVFGQPDPAELEKLAGGITIDDFHYRGIKAKIEDKEKINCWLYMELLEGKNREIRRIMEYLGHPVSRLIRVRYGSFILGNMPPGVLRPATDEETSAAIKTMPLPTTMTT; translated from the coding sequence ATGAGCGAAGAATCAATTATTAAAAAAGAGCGCATCGCCAAAAAATTATCGCGGCATGGTGTGGCGTCGCGCCGCATGGCCGAGGAAATGATATTGCAGGGGCGCATTGCCGTTAACGGCGCGGTGCTGACCACGCCGGCATTTTTGGTGGGCGATGGCGATGAGATAATGGTCGATGGCACGCCGTTGGTGGCGAAACAGCCGGTGCAATTTTACCTGCTTCATAAACCGCGCGGCATGATAACCAGCATGAGCGACGACCGCGGACGCGCCTGCATCGCCGATATTTTGCCGGCCGATAAAAAAAACCTGAAGGCCATCGGCCGGTTGGATTACAATAGCGAGGGGTTGTTGTTGCTGACCAACGATGGCGAGGTTAAACGCCAATGGGAGCACCCGTCGAGCGAAATTATGCGCGGTTACCGCGTGCGGGTGTTTGGCCAACCCGACCCGGCCGAATTGGAAAAACTGGCTGGTGGCATAACGATAGATGATTTTCATTATCGTGGCATCAAGGCAAAAATTGAGGATAAGGAAAAAATAAATTGTTGGCTTTACATGGAATTGCTGGAGGGGAAAAACCGCGAGATAAGACGCATCATGGAATATCTAGGTCACCCGGTGTCGCGGTTGATTCGCGTGCGTTACGGCAGTTTCATACTCGGCAACATGCCGCCCGGCGTCCTGCGCCCCGCGACGGATGAAGAAACCAGCGCGGCGATAAAAACAATGCCGCTACCGACGACGATGACAACTTGA
- the rsmD gene encoding 16S rRNA (guanine(966)-N(2))-methyltransferase RsmD has translation MAVKILSGNFKGRTLQTPEGLGTRPTGVLARKMMFDMLLTDKKWGRDLSGARVIDICAGAGLLGLEAMSRGAEKILLIEHQPDAVAAIKENIARLRVENGATIVPQKLPGAFGFIPSEFMPSEVIFADPPYDRDDLLAAIINGVAEKKLLAQNGFFIIQTKPKIDLSCPPEFKIIDDRRRGNAHVWFLQWSK, from the coding sequence ATGGCGGTGAAGATTCTTTCCGGCAATTTTAAGGGACGGACGTTGCAGACGCCCGAGGGGCTGGGCACGCGGCCGACCGGCGTGTTGGCGCGAAAAATGATGTTCGACATGTTGCTGACCGATAAAAAATGGGGTCGCGATTTATCGGGTGCGCGGGTGATTGATATTTGCGCCGGCGCGGGGTTGCTGGGGTTGGAGGCCATGAGCCGTGGTGCCGAAAAAATATTATTGATAGAACACCAGCCCGATGCGGTGGCGGCGATAAAAGAAAATATTGCGCGGTTGCGCGTCGAAAATGGCGCGACCATTGTGCCGCAAAAACTCCCCGGTGCTTTTGGTTTTATCCCCAGCGAATTCATGCCGAGCGAGGTTATTTTTGCCGACCCGCCATATGACCGCGATGATTTATTGGCGGCGATTATAAATGGCGTGGCGGAAAAAAAACTATTGGCGCAAAATGGATTTTTTATTATTCAAACCAAACCGAAGATAGATTTATCTTGCCCGCCAGAATTTAAAATTATTGATGACCGCCGGCGCGGCAATGCCCATGTTTGGTTTTTGCAATGGTCTAAATAA